The region GCTGATTACTTGCTCGAGATCCACGCGGACCCAACGCAGCTGAGCCGCGTGCTGAATGTGTTACCCAAGCTTATGCAGGGATTCCAGATCGACGTGTTCTTCGATCAACCCACGCATTTCGGCTCTGATACAGGTGCAGACACATCGGCAGAGCTCTTGCTCTTCCGTTTGGCACAGGTCCCGCTCCTTCATGGCTGGCTGCCAGATCCATCGGACACTTCCTTGTACCGCTCTATGCAGCAAGTGCGCAGCTACAACGGTGCTACCACGGCGCTTGCCAATGAAGAGGCACAGTCAGTCCGGGACTCGTCGACCAAGGAGGTGCGCGAATTCCTGCATGCGTACCCCACGCAGCTTACGCCCTGGGGTCTCCATGCCGTGTCGAATGCGATCCCACCGGGCGGACTTGCCGTGCTGTTCCGAAACTCTCATCTGTCTGTCGTATACCGTCGCCGTGAAGACGAGGGCGTCTCCTCGATGCCGGCTCTCTACATGCTCGTTACCGATGCCGCCTTCCAGATGGACGACCGCACCGTGTGGGAAAGCCTCGAAGACACCAACGGGCACCACACTCGCTTCTTTGATGCACAATTCGAGCAAGTGGCTCGCTCAGAACGCGCATGGGGCGTCACTCCGAATGGCGTCGGATCAGGCACCAATGCTGACTATGCACTGGCcgtgcgcctgcagcgcgaagAGCGCGAACGTGCTCGGGCCGCTCAacgcgcgcggcagcacCATCGAGAACTGTCCCTTGGAAGAAGACCTGCTGAAGGCGACACAGGTGGCGCATcaacgcagcgccgcctctcCAAGATGCTGCCCAAGATGCTCCGGAAGGGCTTTAAGAAGTAGTGGCGCCCATGTGGCGTGGGGCGTGGTCCATAGTCATCACGTGCATCCTTTCTTTGCCCTTTTTTTACTGCGGGGCTCGCTCTGTCCCCTCGTTACGCACCATGACAGACGCACAGGAGAACTTTGACGTGATTCTGACCAAGTATAAGACGGCCGGAGAAATTGCCGCCAaggcgatgcgcacgctcgtcgatgctgcGCAGGAGGGCAAGACGGTGCTCGAGCTGATGCAGCTGGGTGACGAGGCTGTGGAGCAGGGCACCGCGGCCGTGTTCAAGGACAAGAAGATGAGCAAGGGTCTGGCATTCCCGACCACTGTGTCGATCAACCATGTGGTGTGCAACTATGCGCCTCTTCCCAGTGATGA is a window of Malassezia restricta chromosome III, complete sequence DNA encoding:
- a CDS encoding ubiquitin carboxyl-terminal hydrolase MINDY-1/2, with amino-acid sequence MSTDPSQSHNPFLASLATPQPPQERKSNAIDDLLGLDLGSPQPAELASPTQASSLTKQPAMTPFVDTNVPHGPNILTSSPVSMHPSKNPFLAAPSAESTTTRAPPASEPGAPVLGAPIAASPLGAAEPFNYLTTTATSPVAMPPIGSDRTADQSTTAATHAQEQIDADAQLAQSLAAADIHNDTQWSVKDIVWRGRDAKIIMQNENGPCSLIALTNVLLLQNRVQITPPDRPAVSYAYVSDMLADYLLEIHADPTQLSRVLNVLPKLMQGFQIDVFFDQPTHFGSDTGADTSAELLLFRLAQVPLLHGWLPDPSDTSLYRSMQQVRSYNGATTALANEEAQSVRDSSTKEVREFLHAYPTQLTPWGLHAVSNAIPPGGLAVLFRNSHLSVVYRRREDEGVSSMPALYMLVTDAAFQMDDRTVWESLEDTNGHHTRFFDAQFEQVARSERAWGVTPNGVGSGTNADYALAVRLQREERERARAAQRARQHHRELSLGRRPAEGDTGGASTQRRLSKMLPKMLRKGFKK